The DNA region ATACGCACTTCGTCTAATGACTCGTCTACCTTGCTGAACATCCACCAGTCGTACTCGTCGAAGCCGGTCCCGCCGTCGGCCAGATACTTCTCAAGCTCGCGGACGAACCGCACTTCGCTCGGCGTGCGAATCACGTGTTTGATGTAGTCGGCCCGCTCCTGCTCATCCAGCAAGACCGGCAGGTAGTAGTGATTCGGCACAAGCTCAATACTGAGCTTCCGGCCCTCGTGGTCGAACTCGACCCTCTCCTTCATCCGCTCCAGAGCTTTCAGCCCAGCCTTGTACTGCGCCCTGGTAATCTCGCCACGGTCGAGCTTCTCATCCAACTCGCGCTCTCGGTCCGGCTTTCGGGCAGCGTCGTGAACCGCGTCCACGTCGCCTTGGAGTTCGCTGACATCCTTGAGCGTCACCTGGACATTCAGGTAATGGCAGATCTCCTTGTCCAGCTCCTTCAGCCGGTCGAACTCCTGTGGCGCAATTCCGAAGTAGGCCAACACGCGCCGGGTCAGCATGTCCGGGTTCCGGTACTCGCGCGCGCCCTCCTTGAAGAACGTGCCCATCGGCGCGTTCACGCTCTCCTTGAGCATTCCCAGCAGCTTCGGTTCGGCCTCGTAGTTCGCCAGCAGCACGCGGTCGTCACCCAGATAGCCGACATACCGCTGCAGCAGGTCAAACTCGGGCCGCGTTACCTCGAACCCCGGCAACTCGCGCTGCTCTGCCATCAACCCGCTTGCGGTTCGATAGACCGGGATAAGCAACTGCCGCTTCCCGGCTTCCTCATTCCGGAACAGGGTCAAAGTCTGTCGTTCGCCGGCTCTGGCCTCATTCTTCAGGTGCTCAATCGCCTGCTGCAGGGCATCCCGGTTCGTACCCATCACAAACAGAGTCTCCAGCGCCTGCGCGTCATCCTGAATCTGCCCATAGACGCCTTCTGCAAGCAGTCCGGCGTTGTTGAGGAACTTCAGCCGCTGGCGTCTGCCTTGAAGCGGCTCAATCCTCACGCCCCGGCCGACCTACAAAGAGCATGCAGCAGGCAGTACACAGCATACAGGGCCGACCGCACCCGAAGATCCAGGAATCGCCTGTGTGCTGCATTCTGTATGCTGTCTGCTGTTCGCCGAGTCCCAGCCCTCATAGAAGCTGCGAGACCCCATGAGGAAAGGCTAAGGTTAAGGCTAAGGCCGAGCCGGTCTCAACCTCAACCTTGACCTCAACCTGGCTCGTGGTGGCGCTCGTTCACCTCGTACCCGGCCAGCTCGTCCTTGAGCCAGCCCGAGACGTCGCCAATCTTAATCAGGGCAAACGGCCGCTCGCTGGTCTTGAGCTTGAACGCCAGTTCCTGCCGGTTCGAGGGCCTGACCAGGACCTCAATCTCACCCGGAGAACTCGCGTTGAACACGAGCTTCAGCATGTCCTTCGGCTTCAGCCCGCGCAGCACGTCTTCCTGTACCGAAACCACGCTGTCGCTCTCGAACACCGGCGCAGGCCGCCGGCTCAGTTCGTCCAAGAGCTCCTTCTTCGCCGTCTGCCAGATGCTGTCCGCCACTTCGCCCTTTCCGGCCCGCTCCAGTTCCCGGAAGAACCGCTTCAGGTCCGCGTCCTCGGTATTCACGGAGTTGACCAGCGTCAGGAGCAGCGGCCGATGATACATCTTCGGTTGCTTCGTCCTCAACCGCTCGGCCAGCTTCGTGACATAGGCCAACAGCATCAGCGACTTGAGCACAATCTTCTGCTTCTCTTCGCCGGTATAGTCGTCCTGGTCCCGGAACGCTCGGAACTCCTGCTCAAGGATGGCGATATGCTTGCCGTACCCGGCCTGCGTGAACCGGGCCAGGTTAAAGTCACAGACCGTGGTCACGATGTCGCGTTCGTCGGTGAACGTGGCCGAGAAGTTGAACAGAAAGCCATTGCGGGCGAGAATCGAATAGATGTGCTGGCGCTTGGAGTCTTCCTTGTCGCCCTTGTGCGCCTCGTCGAGCAGGACGTACCACTTCCCGTTGTCGTCGTAGTTGCGGAAGTCGATGATGCGTTCCTTCTGCTCGTCGCTCAGATTGTCCGACCGATAGTAGAAGACGGTCATCTCCCGCGCGCCAAACAGCGACGGGTTCTCGCGCTTCGCCTCAGCGTATTCCTTCAGTTCCCGCAGACGGATGTACAGGTCATTGCGCGAGGAGTTGAACTCCTGCACGTGGCGCTTGAGCTGCTCAATCAGGTCTTCCCGATGCGTCAGCACAAGGATATCATTTGGCGGAATCTCACCCGCCAGAATCAACCCGCGCAGGACCTCGATGAGCTTGACCAGCACCAAGGTCTTGCCCGACCCGGTGGCCATCCAGAAGCACATCCGGTTGACGATGCTCTCAAACGTAATCTCGCCCGCTGTTCCGGTTCCCCCTCCAATTCTCCCTCTCCCTTGAGCCACATTCCCCCTCGCCCCGCTTGCGGGGAGAGGGTTGGGGTGAGGGGTTTCCAAGGGTGAGGGTGAGTTCAGGTCGTAGTACTCCTCAAGCAGCGCCCGGAGCTTCCGGACGAGCTTACCCACCTGCAGGTTCATCCCTGCCGGCAGCTCGTTCTCCTGATACCACTCGAAGAATCGCCGCTTCCGCTCCAGGTTCGCATCAAGGTTCTCGCCGCGCTGAAAGTCGCCGAAGTCCTCATAGTACTTCCACAAAGCAACCACCGCCGATGCGACGGCCTGCTGCTGGTAGTCCCAGAGCCGCTTCTGCCGCGAGAAGCTCTTCAGGTCAAACGAACTCCAGTTGGCGGGAAGGGATTGAAAGGCCTTGCCTTCGACCATCTCCTGAAGCAGAGTCCGAGCCACGGGCTAGTTCCTAGGCCGAGCCTTACGGCTGGGTCGGAGCTTGACGGTCTTGGCGTACTCTTCGAGTACTGGTATCTTTAGTAGTTCAACTCCGTATCCGAACCCCTTCAGTAGCCTCGCGGTGTTGTTCAGATTGACGCGTGAGAAGAACGGGAGCCGTGGCCTGCCTTCTGGAGCTTCGCTGATGATGGCATATACGATGGTGAAATCCGTCGGCCTTCCTTCTCCACTGAACATGTCGGCAAAGGGACCCGCAAGTTGCTTCCGCACTTTCTCCCTGAACGTCGAGTCCGTGCGAATGAGCTGGCCAGATACAAATCCTTGCGAGAACAGGTGGCTAAACACACTGGACTTCCCGTACAACTTCACGTGTACCAGTTCGCGGTCGATGGTGAGTAGATCGCAGACCTCAACCTGGCCGTGGCCTCCTCCGTGCGCGATCTTCTTCTTGTCGTCGAGCAGAACATAGCGTTTGGGATCAGCAACCGCGACGCTTTCATTATAGGCACCTTCTCCGCCACCTTTGTACGGAGGAAGTGTGAGCTTCGACAACGGCAGACGGGAGTATGCGTCGTCCGTCCTGCTGACAAAGTCCTTCGCGACGCGGAACCACCGACCGTCATTGAGTATGTACTTGCCTCCCTGATGGTCTACCTCGGCGTAAAGGCACTTGAGTACCGGCCAGCTCTTGAACACGCAGTTGTGGTCGGTGTCCGCACAAAAGACTCTTCTGCTGCGCATCAAGTCTAGTGTTACTGGCGGTTCAATCGCGGCGAGGAACCCCTGCATGGTTATGTCCGGCCGGATCGCCCCGTGGCTGCCGGAGAAAATGAAGCCAACCAC from bacterium includes:
- a CDS encoding DEAD/DEAH box helicase family protein, producing the protein MARTLLQEMVEGKAFQSLPANWSSFDLKSFSRQKRLWDYQQQAVASAVVALWKYYEDFGDFQRGENLDANLERKRRFFEWYQENELPAGMNLQVGKLVRKLRALLEEYYDLNSPSPLETPHPNPLPASGARGNVAQGRGRIGGGTGTAGEITFESIVNRMCFWMATGSGKTLVLVKLIEVLRGLILAGEIPPNDILVLTHREDLIEQLKRHVQEFNSSRNDLYIRLRELKEYAEAKRENPSLFGAREMTVFYYRSDNLSDEQKERIIDFRNYDDNGKWYVLLDEAHKGDKEDSKRQHIYSILARNGFLFNFSATFTDERDIVTTVCDFNLARFTQAGYGKHIAILEQEFRAFRDQDDYTGEEKQKIVLKSLMLLAYVTKLAERLRTKQPKMYHRPLLLTLVNSVNTEDADLKRFFRELERAGKGEVADSIWQTAKKELLDELSRRPAPVFESDSVVSVQEDVLRGLKPKDMLKLVFNASSPGEIEVLVRPSNRQELAFKLKTSERPFALIKIGDVSGWLKDELAGYEVNERHHEPG
- a CDS encoding DUF6119 family protein, which translates into the protein MAPEKDLNHFSVFLVKHPHEAVDQIVNVASCEPPIDVRVTGLDVGQLFIKRMPAKPPRWAKLFREHLDVKSLKVPSIAAAFVARTAGRWFVLTFGQGGRFLLRDDVHEDRFGLLCALNAVDQNTFRCVDVQSLDAIQSHKRIQAGQATTADQFGLDVEQDMLKAIVGTPLNPGLGSRMTGSDALSVEVRADLSDLPHLLNEYRKKSEEDLSATEHQWVNNISLVRSAALIGDLEATLDAKLSAGDYEDAWLSIPEIIDWSSVVGFIFSGSHGAIRPDITMQGFLAAIEPPVTLDLMRSRRVFCADTDHNCVFKSWPVLKCLYAEVDHQGGKYILNDGRWFRVAKDFVSRTDDAYSRLPLSKLTLPPYKGGGEGAYNESVAVADPKRYVLLDDKKKIAHGGGHGQVEVCDLLTIDRELVHVKLYGKSSVFSHLFSQGFVSGQLIRTDSTFREKVRKQLAGPFADMFSGEGRPTDFTIVYAIISEAPEGRPRLPFFSRVNLNNTARLLKGFGYGVELLKIPVLEEYAKTVKLRPSRKARPRN